A window of Pseudomonas mucidolens contains these coding sequences:
- a CDS encoding glycosyltransferase — MRVIMIAIGSAGDVFPFIGLGAALTLRGHQVTLCSMPAFQHTIEARGLEFVPLCDEATYNAAMGDPRLWDPKTSFTVLWQAIAGLLEPVYDYVAAQDHDDTVVVGSLWALGARIAHEKYGFPYLSVQVSPSTLLSAHLPPVHPTFNVSPRLPLTLRKWLWRGIEYLSLDRTCAPQINALRHKRGLPSTAKHIFSQWMHAPQGVICLFPDWFAPVQQDWPQPLHMAGFPLFDGGNIGLDEQTQAFLKAGPAPIVFTQGSTEHFDQQFYRFALAALHRAGARGIFLTGDRPAIADLPSTVMQRPFLPMSSLLPHTAGLVHPGGIGAMSQAFAAGIPQIALPIAHDQFDNAERLVRMGCGIRLALPLDKHDLQGAITALLHDTRLQKACRRASSLTPADAASCETAVNVIEQCHARYSIPRLRQAS; from the coding sequence ATGCGAGTAATCATGATTGCCATCGGCTCGGCCGGTGACGTGTTCCCCTTTATCGGCCTGGGCGCCGCCCTGACCTTGCGCGGTCATCAAGTGACCTTGTGCAGCATGCCGGCGTTTCAACACACCATAGAAGCCCGGGGCCTGGAGTTTGTACCGTTATGCGATGAGGCGACCTACAACGCCGCCATGGGCGATCCCCGGCTGTGGGACCCGAAAACCTCCTTCACCGTGTTGTGGCAAGCGATTGCCGGCCTGTTGGAGCCAGTCTATGACTATGTAGCGGCCCAGGACCATGACGATACGGTGGTGGTAGGCTCGCTGTGGGCCTTGGGCGCACGCATCGCCCATGAGAAATACGGCTTTCCCTATCTGTCCGTCCAAGTATCTCCTTCAACGCTGTTGTCGGCGCACTTGCCGCCGGTCCACCCCACGTTCAATGTGTCGCCGCGGCTGCCCTTGACCTTGCGCAAATGGCTTTGGCGCGGCATCGAATACTTGAGCCTGGACCGGACCTGTGCACCGCAGATCAATGCGCTGCGCCACAAGCGCGGGCTGCCGAGCACGGCGAAGCACATCTTCAGTCAATGGATGCACGCGCCCCAAGGGGTGATCTGCCTGTTTCCCGACTGGTTCGCACCGGTACAGCAAGACTGGCCGCAGCCATTGCACATGGCCGGCTTCCCACTGTTCGACGGCGGCAATATTGGGCTCGATGAACAGACCCAAGCCTTTCTGAAGGCCGGACCGGCGCCGATTGTCTTCACCCAAGGCTCCACCGAACATTTCGACCAGCAGTTCTATCGCTTCGCCCTGGCAGCGCTGCACAGGGCCGGCGCACGCGGCATTTTTCTGACCGGTGATCGGCCAGCCATCGCTGACCTGCCATCCACTGTGATGCAGCGACCGTTTTTACCCATGAGCTCGCTGCTGCCGCACACCGCCGGCCTGGTTCATCCCGGCGGAATCGGCGCCATGAGTCAAGCGTTCGCGGCCGGCATCCCGCAAATCGCCCTGCCAATCGCCCATGACCAGTTCGATAACGCTGAACGGCTGGTGCGCATGGGTTGTGGGATACGTCTCGCCCTGCCATTGGATAAACATGACCTGCAAGGTGCGATCACCGCACTCTTACACGACACCCGTTTGCAAAAGGCCTGTCGTCGCGCGAGCAGCCTGACGCCCGCCGATGCGGCTTCCTGCGAGACAGCGGTCAACGTCATTGAACAGTGCCACGCACGCTATTCAATACCTCGACTGCGCCAAGCCTCATGA
- a CDS encoding alpha/beta fold hydrolase — translation MWRNQYVIKKVFKDYTVSVEQIGDAPDRKNVLLVNGAMATTSAFARTSKCLAEHFNVVLFDLPFAGNSRAHNPDRSLVTKDDEVQILLALIKRFNIHHLVSASWGGLSTLLALAKKPDSIESSVVMSFAPGLNAPMLDYVSGAQALMARGDNAGIGHLLNQTLGKHLPARLKTANQQHMALLVNAEQHQARFHIDQALKLNEGAYLPQLSSIDSHVHFLNGAWDEYTSAIDVQRFKQYIRDCSFSTAESSGHFLDLESRAAANGVHSALLGHLLEPRNAPPEAMCSSLPHRAQLSFA, via the coding sequence ATGTGGCGCAACCAATATGTGATCAAGAAGGTTTTCAAGGACTACACCGTGTCAGTGGAACAGATCGGCGATGCTCCCGACCGAAAAAACGTCTTGCTGGTCAATGGAGCCATGGCCACGACGTCGGCTTTTGCCCGTACCAGCAAATGCCTGGCCGAGCACTTCAACGTGGTGCTCTTCGACTTGCCGTTTGCCGGCAACTCCCGCGCCCACAACCCGGATCGGAGCCTGGTGACCAAGGACGACGAAGTGCAGATCCTGTTGGCATTGATCAAGCGTTTCAACATCCACCACCTGGTTTCCGCGTCCTGGGGCGGCCTGTCGACCCTGCTGGCCCTCGCCAAAAAGCCGGATAGCATCGAAAGCTCGGTGGTCATGTCATTCGCTCCGGGTCTCAATGCTCCGATGCTCGACTACGTCAGCGGTGCCCAGGCCCTCATGGCCCGAGGTGACAATGCGGGTATCGGCCATTTGCTCAACCAGACCCTGGGCAAACACCTCCCGGCCCGACTCAAGACCGCCAATCAACAACACATGGCGCTGCTGGTCAACGCCGAACAGCATCAAGCGCGTTTCCATATCGACCAGGCCCTCAAGCTCAACGAAGGGGCTTACCTGCCGCAACTCTCGAGCATCGACAGCCATGTGCATTTCTTGAACGGCGCCTGGGACGAATACACCAGCGCGATCGACGTTCAGCGTTTCAAACAGTACATCCGCGATTGCAGCTTCTCCACCGCAGAAAGCAGCGGGCATTTTCTGGACCTGGAGTCGAGGGCGGCCGCCAACGGCGTACACAGCGCATTGCTGGGCCATTTGCTGGAGCCTCGCAACGCACCGCCAGAGGCGATGTGCAGCTCGCTCCCTCACCGAGCGCAGTTGAGTTTCGCGTGA
- the acnB gene encoding bifunctional aconitate hydratase 2/2-methylisocitrate dehydratase, whose translation MLEAYRKHIEERAALGIVPQPLNAEQTAGLVELLKNPPAGEEEFLVDLITNRIPPGVDEAAYVKAGFLSALAKGEATSPLIDKKRAVELLGTMQGGYNIVTLVELLDNAELAPVAAAQLKHTLLMFDAFHDVAEKAKAGNEYAKAVIQSWADGEWFKNRPTLADKISLRVFKVTGETNTDDLSPAPDAWSRPDIPLHALAMLKMARDGIVPDEQGKTGPMKQIEEMRGQGFPIAYVGDVVGTGSSRKSATNSVLWFFGDDVPHVPNKRAGGFCFGSKIAPIFYNTMEDAGALPIEFDVTNMHMGDVIDLYPHAGKVCKHGTDEVLTTFEMKTPVLLDEVRAGGRIPLIIGRGLTEKARTELGLPPSDLFKKPEAPAESTKGFTLAQKMVGKACGVEGVRPGTYCEPKMTTVGSQDTTGPMTRDELKDLACLGFSTDLVMQSFCHTAAYPKPIDVTTHHTLPDFIMTRGGVSLRPGDGIIHSWLNRMLLPDTVGTGGDSHTRFPMGISFPAGSGLVAFAAATGVMPLDMPESILVRFKGKMQPGITLRDLVHAIPYYAIQKGLLTVEKKGKKNAFSGRILEIEGLDDLSIEQAFELSDASAERSAAGCTIKLSKESITEYLNSNITLLRWMIGEGYGDARTLERRAQAMEAWVANPELMVADADAEYAEVIEIDLADINEPVLCAPNDPDDARLLSSVAGEKIDEVFIGSCMTNIGHFRAAGKLLDQVKGQLPTRLWLSPPTKMDAHQLTEEGYYGIYGKAGARMEMPGCSLCMGNQARVEPNSTVVSTSTRNFPNRLGDGANVYLASAELASVASILGRLPTVEEYMEYAAKINTMASDVYRYLSFDQIAEFRESAANANIPVLQA comes from the coding sequence GTGCTTGAAGCCTACCGCAAACATATCGAAGAGCGTGCAGCCCTGGGTATCGTTCCCCAGCCGCTTAACGCCGAACAAACCGCAGGCCTGGTCGAGCTGCTGAAAAATCCCCCGGCTGGCGAAGAAGAGTTCCTCGTTGACCTGATCACCAACCGCATTCCACCAGGCGTTGACGAAGCTGCCTACGTCAAGGCCGGCTTCCTGTCTGCCCTGGCCAAGGGCGAAGCCACTTCTCCCCTGATCGACAAGAAACGCGCCGTTGAACTGCTGGGCACCATGCAAGGTGGCTACAACATCGTGACCTTGGTCGAGCTGCTGGACAACGCCGAGCTGGCGCCTGTCGCGGCTGCCCAGCTCAAGCACACCCTGCTGATGTTCGATGCGTTCCACGACGTGGCCGAAAAAGCCAAGGCCGGCAACGAGTACGCCAAAGCCGTGATCCAGTCCTGGGCCGACGGCGAGTGGTTCAAGAACCGCCCGACGCTGGCCGACAAGATCAGCTTGCGCGTGTTCAAGGTTACTGGCGAAACCAACACCGACGACCTGTCCCCTGCCCCGGACGCTTGGTCCCGCCCCGACATCCCGCTGCACGCCCTGGCCATGCTGAAAATGGCCCGTGACGGCATCGTCCCGGACGAGCAAGGCAAGACCGGCCCGATGAAGCAGATCGAAGAAATGCGCGGCCAGGGTTTCCCTATCGCCTACGTCGGTGATGTGGTAGGTACCGGGTCGTCGCGCAAATCCGCCACCAACTCGGTCCTGTGGTTCTTCGGTGACGACGTGCCTCACGTGCCGAACAAGCGCGCCGGCGGTTTCTGCTTCGGCAGCAAAATCGCACCGATCTTCTACAACACCATGGAAGATGCCGGCGCACTGCCCATCGAATTCGACGTCACTAACATGCACATGGGCGACGTGATCGACCTGTACCCGCATGCTGGCAAAGTCTGCAAGCACGGCACCGATGAAGTCCTGACCACCTTCGAAATGAAGACTCCGGTGCTGTTGGACGAAGTACGTGCCGGCGGTCGTATCCCGTTGATCATCGGCCGTGGCCTCACCGAAAAGGCTCGCACCGAACTCGGCCTGCCACCGTCCGACCTGTTCAAGAAGCCGGAAGCCCCGGCTGAAAGCACCAAGGGCTTCACCCTGGCGCAAAAAATGGTCGGCAAGGCTTGCGGCGTAGAGGGCGTTCGCCCAGGTACGTACTGCGAGCCGAAGATGACCACCGTCGGCTCCCAGGACACCACCGGTCCAATGACCCGTGACGAACTGAAAGACCTGGCGTGCCTGGGCTTCTCCACCGATCTGGTAATGCAGTCCTTCTGCCACACCGCAGCCTATCCAAAGCCGATCGACGTGACCACCCACCACACCCTGCCCGACTTCATCATGACCCGTGGCGGCGTGTCCCTGCGTCCAGGTGACGGCATCATCCACAGCTGGCTGAACCGCATGCTGCTGCCGGACACCGTCGGCACCGGTGGTGACTCCCACACCCGCTTCCCGATGGGCATCTCGTTCCCGGCCGGTTCCGGCCTGGTAGCCTTTGCCGCCGCCACTGGCGTCATGCCACTGGACATGCCGGAATCGATCCTGGTGCGTTTCAAAGGCAAAATGCAGCCTGGTATCACCCTGCGTGACCTGGTGCATGCCATTCCTTACTACGCGATCCAGAAAGGCCTGTTGACCGTAGAGAAGAAAGGCAAGAAAAACGCCTTCTCTGGCCGCATCCTGGAAATCGAAGGCCTGGACGACTTGAGCATCGAACAGGCTTTCGAGCTGTCCGACGCCTCGGCTGAACGTTCGGCTGCCGGTTGCACCATCAAGCTGTCGAAAGAGTCCATCACCGAGTACCTGAACTCCAACATCACCCTGCTGCGCTGGATGATCGGCGAAGGCTACGGCGATGCCCGCACCCTGGAACGTCGCGCCCAAGCGATGGAAGCCTGGGTTGCCAACCCGGAGCTGATGGTGGCCGATGCCGACGCCGAATACGCCGAAGTCATCGAGATCGACCTGGCCGACATCAACGAGCCTGTGCTCTGCGCGCCAAACGATCCGGACGACGCCCGTCTGCTGTCCAGCGTTGCTGGCGAGAAGATCGACGAAGTGTTCATCGGTTCGTGCATGACCAACATCGGTCACTTCCGCGCTGCCGGTAAACTGCTGGATCAGGTCAAGGGTCAGCTGCCAACCCGTCTGTGGCTGTCGCCACCGACCAAAATGGACGCTCACCAACTGACCGAAGAAGGCTACTACGGCATCTACGGCAAGGCTGGCGCGCGCATGGAAATGCCGGGTTGCTCGCTGTGCATGGGTAACCAGGCACGTGTAGAGCCAAACTCGACGGTTGTGTCGACATCGACCCGTAACTTCCCGAACCGTCTGGGTGACGGCGCGAACGTCTACCTGGCTTCGGCCGAGTTGGCGTCGGTGGCCTCGATCCTGGGTCGCCTGCCGACCGTCGAGGAGTACATGGAATACGCCGCGAAGATCAACACCATGGCCAGCGATGTCTATCGCTACCTGAGTTTTGACCAGATCGCCGAATTCCGTGAAAGCGCGGCCAACGCGAACATTCCGGTGCTTCAAGCCTAA
- a CDS encoding DUF1289 domain-containing protein translates to MSNQTIKTPCVGLCSTVYGDLVCRGCKRFHHEVIQWNGYNEEEKRAVWLRLEQLLVQVMAGKLEVFDPKTLRGQLEQRKIRFVPHQSEYCWAYQLIARGARVITNLEAYGMVLLPEFRDWNLPQLRDAIDREFFILSEAHYQRYIAPGFLKDVFSN, encoded by the coding sequence ATGTCTAACCAAACCATCAAGACCCCCTGCGTAGGCCTGTGTTCCACGGTTTACGGCGACCTTGTGTGCCGCGGCTGCAAGCGCTTTCACCACGAAGTGATCCAATGGAATGGCTACAACGAAGAAGAAAAACGTGCAGTATGGCTGCGGCTGGAGCAGTTATTGGTGCAGGTGATGGCCGGTAAGCTGGAAGTCTTCGATCCCAAAACCCTGCGCGGGCAGTTGGAACAGCGCAAGATCCGCTTTGTGCCGCACCAGTCCGAGTACTGCTGGGCTTACCAGTTGATCGCCCGTGGCGCGCGGGTTATCACTAATCTTGAGGCCTACGGCATGGTGCTGCTGCCGGAGTTCCGCGATTGGAACCTGCCGCAGTTGCGCGATGCCATCGACCGCGAGTTTTTCATCCTGTCCGAGGCGCACTACCAGCGCTACATCGCCCCAGGGTTTCTCAAGGATGTATTTTCCAACTGA